A stretch of the Campylobacter concisus genome encodes the following:
- a CDS encoding pyruvate kinase, whose amino-acid sequence MKKLLLVALGAMFMLGGLANATEMMKKDDMGKDEMMKKEQMMKDDMAKKPMIKKDEMKKDDMGMKDEMKKDDMGMKKDEMKKGM is encoded by the coding sequence ATGAAGAAATTACTACTAGTTGCACTTGGTGCTATGTTTATGCTTGGTGGTCTTGCAAATGCTACTGAAATGATGAAAAAAGATGACATGGGCAAAGACGAGATGATGAAGAAAGAGCAAATGATGAAAGATGACATGGCTAAAAAACCCATGATAAAAAAAGATGAAATGAAAAAAGATGACATGGGCATGAAAGACGAAATGAAAAAAGACGACATGGGTATGAAAAAAGACGAAATGAAAAAAGGTATGTAA